One Pantoea trifolii DNA segment encodes these proteins:
- the glnK gene encoding P-II family nitrogen regulator, whose protein sequence is MKLVTVVIKPFKLEDVREALSSIGIQGLTVTEVKGFGRQKGHAELYRGAEYSVNFLPKVKIDIAIADDQLDEVVDVISKAAYTGKIGDGKIFVAELQRVIRIRTGETDEAAL, encoded by the coding sequence ATGAAGCTGGTTACCGTGGTAATCAAACCATTTAAGCTGGAGGACGTGCGTGAAGCCTTATCCTCTATTGGCATTCAGGGACTGACAGTTACCGAGGTTAAAGGTTTCGGTCGCCAGAAAGGTCACGCAGAGCTTTATCGCGGTGCCGAGTACAGCGTTAACTTCCTGCCTAAAGTAAAAATTGATATCGCTATTGCGGACGACCAACTTGATGAAGTGGTCGATGTCATCAGCAAAGCCGCGTATACCGGCAAAATTGGCGACGGCAAGATTTTCGTCGCAGAACTGCAGCGCGTCATTCGTATTCGTACCGGCGAGACCGACGAAGCAGCACTGTAA
- a CDS encoding YbaY family lipoprotein: MKLWQVISGMTLAAAITGCADHSKPVATPTLGSAVAGQQAAIAQPNVSGSVYIRQRIALPPDSVLTVTLSDASLADAPSKVLSQRVVRTEGKQSPFQFVLPFNPADIQPNARILLSAAISIDGKLAFITDTVKPVINQGGTKAELLLVPVTNVAMQTQPGAATTVPSTSPTQVTPSSSVPAPTSM, from the coding sequence ATGAAACTCTGGCAAGTTATTAGCGGTATGACCCTGGCTGCGGCGATTACCGGTTGTGCGGACCACAGTAAGCCGGTAGCCACACCTACACTCGGCTCAGCGGTAGCGGGGCAGCAGGCCGCCATTGCGCAGCCTAATGTTAGTGGTTCGGTGTATATCCGCCAGCGCATCGCGCTGCCACCGGATTCCGTGCTAACTGTGACGCTGTCTGATGCATCGCTGGCCGATGCGCCTTCGAAAGTGCTGTCGCAGCGCGTGGTGCGTACGGAAGGGAAACAGTCACCGTTCCAGTTTGTTCTGCCGTTCAATCCGGCTGACATCCAGCCGAACGCGCGCATTCTGTTAAGTGCGGCGATTTCAATTGATGGCAAGCTGGCGTTTATCACCGATACGGTGAAACCGGTGATTAATCAGGGCGGAACAAAAGCCGAACTGCTGTTGGTTCCTGTGACTAACGTCGCGATGCAAACCCAGCCGGGTGCCGCAACAACCGTGCCTTCGACTTCACCTACGCAGGTGACGCCATCGTCTTCGGTGCCGGCACCGACGAGTATGTAA
- a CDS encoding SmdB family multidrug efflux ABC transporter permease/ATP-binding protein yields MAKSQRLWPTLKRLLAYGKPWRKSLWLAVGMLWIAAAAEVTGPVLVSYFIDNLVAKHQMPWGIVASLLVGFILLQLLAAGLHYFQALLFNRAAIGVVQQLRVDVMNAALRQPLSAFDTQPVGQIISRVTNDTEVIKDLYVTVVATVLRAAALIGAMLVAMFSLDWRMALVAIVIFPLVLTVMLIYQRFSTPIARRVRSYLADINNGFNEVINGMSVIQQFRQQARFGERMGEASRSHYLARMETLRLDGFLLRPLLSLFSAMILCGLLMLFSFATPGVFEVGVLYAFITYLGRLNEPLIELTTQQSMLQQAVVSGERIFELMDAEQQGYGSDIQPLASGSISLRDVSFAYRDNRDVLSNINLEVPARHFVALVGHTGSGKSTLANLLMGYYPVTRGSIELDGRPLPQLSHAALRQSVAMVQQDPVVLADSLLANVRLGRDIPEEQVWQALETVQLAPLARSMADGIHTRLGEQGNNLSVGQKQLLALARVLVSLPQILILDEATANIDSGTEQAIQHALRALRQHSTLVVIAHRLSTITEADQILVLHRGQVVERGTHAELLAEQGRYWQMYQLQQAGDELAAGIPVQAEG; encoded by the coding sequence GTGGCTAAATCACAACGTTTATGGCCGACGCTGAAACGTCTACTGGCGTATGGCAAACCGTGGCGTAAATCGCTGTGGCTGGCGGTCGGCATGCTGTGGATTGCTGCGGCGGCCGAAGTGACCGGGCCGGTGTTGGTGAGCTACTTCATCGATAATCTGGTGGCGAAACATCAGATGCCGTGGGGCATCGTCGCCAGCCTGCTGGTGGGCTTTATCCTGCTGCAATTGCTGGCTGCAGGTTTGCACTATTTTCAGGCATTGCTGTTTAACCGCGCGGCGATTGGCGTGGTGCAGCAATTGCGCGTAGACGTGATGAACGCGGCGTTGCGCCAGCCGCTTAGCGCCTTCGATACGCAGCCGGTCGGACAAATTATCTCGCGCGTTACCAATGACACCGAGGTGATCAAAGATCTCTACGTTACCGTGGTAGCAACGGTGTTGCGCGCCGCCGCGTTGATTGGTGCGATGCTGGTGGCGATGTTCTCCCTCGACTGGCGCATGGCGCTGGTGGCGATCGTAATTTTCCCGCTGGTGCTGACGGTGATGCTGATTTATCAGCGCTTCAGTACGCCGATTGCGCGTCGCGTGCGCAGCTATCTGGCGGACATCAACAACGGCTTTAATGAAGTGATCAACGGCATGAGCGTGATCCAGCAGTTCCGCCAGCAGGCGCGCTTTGGTGAGCGCATGGGCGAAGCCAGCCGTTCGCACTATCTGGCGCGGATGGAAACGCTGCGGCTGGATGGTTTTTTATTGCGCCCGTTGCTGAGTCTGTTTTCGGCCATGATTTTGTGCGGTTTGCTGATGCTGTTTAGCTTCGCCACGCCGGGCGTGTTTGAAGTTGGCGTGCTCTACGCCTTTATTACCTATCTTGGCCGCCTCAATGAACCGCTGATTGAACTCACCACGCAGCAGTCGATGCTGCAACAAGCGGTGGTGTCTGGCGAGCGCATCTTCGAACTGATGGATGCAGAGCAGCAAGGTTACGGCAGCGATATTCAGCCGCTGGCCTCGGGCAGCATTTCGCTGCGCGATGTGAGCTTTGCCTATCGCGATAATCGCGATGTGCTCAGCAACATCAATCTTGAAGTGCCCGCGCGTCATTTTGTTGCGCTGGTGGGGCATACCGGCAGCGGGAAAAGTACGCTGGCGAATTTGCTGATGGGCTATTACCCGGTGACGCGCGGCAGCATTGAGCTGGATGGTCGCCCGCTGCCCCAGCTGTCGCACGCCGCCTTACGTCAAAGCGTTGCGATGGTGCAACAGGATCCGGTGGTGCTGGCGGATTCGCTACTGGCCAACGTGCGCTTAGGGCGCGATATCCCGGAAGAGCAAGTGTGGCAGGCGCTGGAGACGGTACAGTTGGCACCGCTGGCGCGCAGCATGGCGGACGGCATCCATACGCGTTTAGGCGAGCAGGGCAATAATCTGTCGGTTGGGCAGAAACAGCTACTGGCGCTGGCGCGCGTGTTGGTGTCATTGCCGCAGATCCTGATCCTCGACGAAGCCACGGCCAATATCGATTCCGGTACGGAACAGGCGATTCAGCACGCGTTACGTGCACTACGCCAGCACAGCACGCTGGTGGTGATCGCGCATCGCCTTTCCACCATCACCGAAGCCGATCAGATTTTAGTGCTGCATCGCGGTCAGGTGGTGGAGCGCGGTACGCATGCTGAGCTGCTGGCCGAGCAGGGCCGCTACTGGCAGATGTATCAGCTGCAGCAGGCCGGCGATGAACTCGCGGCGGGCATCCCCGTACAAGCTGAAGGGTGA
- a CDS encoding PLP-dependent cysteine synthase family protein: protein MQTPWVRHAINEINADFQRSADTHLIRFKLDDFPGIHFYLKDESTHPSGSLKHRLARSLFLYGLANGWIHENTPIIEASSGSTAVSEAYFARLLGLPFIAVMPASTAKRKIEMIGFYGGECHFVADPCQLYSESERLARELNGHFMDQFTYAERATDWRGNNNIAESIFRQMSHEPFPVPHTVIMSAGTGGTSATLGRYIRYQGHDTRLLVVDPQHSVFFDYWHSRDKTLRSERGSLIEGIGRPRVEPSFLPDVIDEMMKVPDGATIAAMLQLEKVLGRRPGASTGTNFWGMMQVAKRMRENGEQGSLVTLLCDSGERYPDTYYNAQWVEQNIGEIAPWVRELQ, encoded by the coding sequence ATGCAAACGCCCTGGGTTCGCCACGCCATCAATGAAATTAACGCCGATTTTCAGCGCTCGGCGGATACGCATTTGATCCGCTTTAAGCTGGATGATTTTCCTGGCATTCACTTCTATCTCAAAGATGAAAGCACGCATCCCAGCGGCAGCTTAAAACATCGCCTGGCGCGTTCCCTGTTTCTCTATGGTCTGGCGAACGGCTGGATCCACGAAAATACGCCAATAATTGAAGCCTCTTCCGGCAGTACTGCGGTATCGGAAGCTTACTTCGCGCGCCTGCTTGGTTTGCCGTTTATCGCCGTAATGCCGGCCAGCACCGCAAAACGCAAAATCGAGATGATTGGTTTTTACGGTGGCGAGTGCCATTTCGTTGCCGATCCCTGCCAGCTGTACAGCGAATCCGAGCGTTTAGCGCGTGAGCTGAATGGCCACTTTATGGACCAGTTCACCTACGCCGAGCGCGCCACTGACTGGCGCGGCAACAACAATATCGCCGAAAGCATTTTCCGCCAGATGTCACACGAACCGTTCCCGGTGCCGCATACGGTAATCATGAGCGCCGGTACCGGCGGCACCTCGGCAACGCTGGGCCGCTATATCCGCTATCAGGGCCATGACACGCGCCTGCTGGTGGTCGATCCGCAACATTCGGTGTTCTTTGACTACTGGCACAGCCGCGACAAAACGTTGCGCAGCGAACGCGGCAGCCTGATAGAAGGCATTGGCCGTCCGCGCGTCGAACCGTCGTTTCTACCCGACGTTATTGACGAGATGATGAAAGTGCCGGATGGCGCGACCATCGCCGCGATGCTGCAGTTGGAAAAGGTGCTTGGACGTCGTCCTGGCGCCTCAACCGGCACCAACTTCTGGGGCATGATGCAAGTGGCAAAACGCATGCGGGAAAACGGCGAGCAGGGTTCTCTGGTGACATTGCTGTGTGACAGCGGTGAGCGCTATCCGGACACCTATTACAATGCGCAGTGGGTAGAGCAGAATATCGGCGAAATTGCGCCTTGGGTGCGGGAACTGCAATAA
- a CDS encoding SgrR family transcriptional regulator translates to MRELHRVNQFQRLWQLSHGETQRLSVAAMAQHCFCSERHVRTLLRQWQDAGWLNWRGESGRGKQGELTFLVSPEQLRQQLLTQQLDAGEAVQALQVLDLHPERLVKMLRPLMGGQWQNQSPVLRIPYYRAMEPLRPLQLTGRAEQHLARQVFSGLTRFRDNDVEGDIAHHWQHDASGRDWYFWLRPQLSWHNDEPVQAAQLVEQLQQIMLSPRGSRLLAAIERIEAPHPLAIHIQLRESDYWLPQRLAHQFSLLPHPEFADVGSGPWKLTHFTAEMVRLESHARWHLQRPLIQRMEYWITPQLFDRDLGTSCSHPVQIAIGDPDELGSLRPVDRSISLGFCYLAPRISAHFSAEQAQSLIALIQRSGVIQQLPLDEGLITPSHELLPGWPVPRAVRERISLPPTLTLHYHLPVELHVMAQALIPLLAQHGCTLTCVFHDVKSWRDDIDLSEADVVMGDRLIGDAPLFTLVNWLENDPVWHPLREQVLQTPLSAIAQQPDALQRSELTQQLFQQLMCDGHLLPLFNYRYQVFAPPGVEGIQLNSLGWFDFTRAWIPPPTTASAVQPASEPVP, encoded by the coding sequence ATGCGCGAACTTCATCGGGTTAATCAATTCCAGCGCCTGTGGCAACTTAGCCACGGCGAAACGCAACGCCTCAGCGTCGCTGCGATGGCGCAACACTGCTTTTGCAGCGAGCGCCATGTGCGCACGCTGCTGCGGCAGTGGCAGGATGCCGGCTGGCTGAACTGGCGCGGAGAATCCGGGCGTGGTAAACAGGGCGAGCTGACTTTCCTGGTGTCGCCGGAGCAGCTGCGCCAGCAGCTGTTAACGCAGCAACTCGATGCTGGCGAGGCGGTACAGGCATTGCAGGTGCTGGATCTGCATCCCGAGCGATTAGTGAAAATGTTGCGGCCGCTAATGGGCGGTCAGTGGCAGAATCAATCGCCGGTGCTGCGCATTCCTTATTACCGCGCGATGGAGCCGCTGCGTCCGCTACAGCTAACCGGACGCGCCGAGCAACATCTGGCGCGCCAGGTTTTCTCGGGGCTTACGCGCTTTCGCGATAACGATGTTGAAGGCGATATCGCTCACCATTGGCAGCACGATGCCAGCGGCCGTGACTGGTACTTTTGGCTGCGCCCGCAGCTTAGCTGGCACAACGATGAACCGGTGCAGGCGGCGCAGTTGGTTGAGCAGTTGCAGCAGATCATGCTATCCCCGCGCGGCTCGCGGCTGCTGGCAGCGATTGAACGGATTGAAGCGCCGCATCCGCTGGCGATACACATACAACTGCGTGAAAGCGATTACTGGCTGCCGCAGCGGCTGGCGCACCAATTCAGTCTGTTACCTCATCCTGAATTCGCCGATGTCGGTAGCGGGCCGTGGAAACTCACGCATTTCACCGCCGAAATGGTGCGGCTGGAGAGCCATGCGCGCTGGCATCTGCAGCGCCCATTGATCCAGCGTATGGAATACTGGATCACGCCGCAGCTGTTTGATCGTGATCTCGGCACCAGCTGTAGCCATCCGGTACAAATCGCCATTGGCGATCCTGACGAGCTCGGTTCGCTGCGTCCGGTTGATCGCAGTATCAGCCTGGGATTTTGCTATCTGGCGCCACGCATCTCGGCGCACTTCAGTGCCGAACAGGCCCAATCGCTGATTGCCCTGATTCAGCGCAGCGGCGTGATTCAGCAATTGCCACTGGATGAGGGGTTGATTACACCGAGCCATGAACTGCTGCCTGGCTGGCCGGTACCGCGCGCAGTAAGAGAGAGAATTTCACTGCCGCCGACGCTAACGCTGCATTACCACCTGCCGGTCGAACTGCATGTGATGGCGCAGGCGTTGATTCCACTGCTGGCACAACACGGCTGCACCCTCACCTGCGTCTTCCATGACGTAAAAAGCTGGCGCGACGATATCGATCTCAGTGAGGCCGATGTGGTGATGGGCGATCGGCTGATTGGCGATGCACCGCTGTTTACGCTGGTGAACTGGCTGGAGAACGATCCGGTCTGGCATCCGCTGCGCGAACAGGTCCTGCAAACGCCGCTGAGCGCCATTGCCCAACAGCCTGATGCATTGCAGCGTAGCGAACTGACTCAGCAACTGTTTCAGCAGCTGATGTGCGACGGCCATTTACTGCCGCTGTTTAACTATCGCTATCAGGTATTTGCCCCGCCCGGCGTGGAAGGCATCCAGCTGAATAGCCTGGGCTGGTTTGATTTCACCCGCGCCTGGATTCCGCCGCCAACCACAGCTAGCGCTGTTCAGCCTGCGTCCGAGCCAGTACCATAA
- the cof gene encoding HMP-PP phosphatase has product MARLAAFDMDGTLLLPSHRLGNETLTSLHALHQLGVTLAFATGRHLMDMRRVREQITLPAWLITGNGTRIHDLVGNQLYGCDLSPSVAEEVIHTHWQTPASIHIFNDEGWFTDKPLIGALEAHAMSGFHYQLRNLRQMSAHEVTKICFIAPHEMLQVLRSELQDALGDRANICFSAWDCLEVLPVDCHKGAALGRLCQHLSLSLAECMAFGDAMNDREMLERVGSGFIMGNAMNQLKASLPHLPIIGHCETQAVSHYLNHWMTTPHLDYSPEC; this is encoded by the coding sequence ATGGCTCGCCTCGCGGCATTTGATATGGATGGCACGCTGTTACTGCCTTCGCACCGGTTAGGAAATGAAACGCTGACAAGCCTGCATGCGTTGCATCAGCTCGGTGTTACGTTGGCGTTTGCCACCGGGCGTCATCTTATGGATATGCGGCGAGTACGCGAACAAATCACCTTGCCTGCGTGGCTGATTACCGGCAACGGCACGCGCATTCACGATCTTGTAGGCAACCAACTTTACGGCTGCGATTTATCGCCATCAGTGGCGGAAGAGGTGATTCATACCCATTGGCAAACGCCCGCCTCGATTCATATTTTCAATGATGAAGGCTGGTTTACCGATAAACCGCTGATCGGTGCGCTGGAAGCGCATGCGATGAGCGGCTTCCACTATCAGCTGCGTAATTTGCGTCAGATGTCGGCGCATGAAGTCACCAAAATCTGTTTTATTGCGCCGCATGAAATGTTGCAGGTGTTAAGAAGTGAATTGCAGGATGCGTTAGGCGATCGGGCTAACATTTGTTTCTCAGCCTGGGATTGCCTGGAAGTGTTGCCGGTTGATTGCCATAAAGGCGCGGCGTTGGGACGTCTGTGCCAGCATCTTTCGCTGTCGCTGGCGGAGTGTATGGCGTTTGGCGATGCCATGAACGATCGCGAAATGCTGGAGCGCGTTGGCAGCGGTTTCATTATGGGCAACGCCATGAATCAACTGAAAGCGTCGTTGCCCCATTTACCGATTATCGGACATTGCGAGACACAGGCGGTGTCTCACTACCTTAATCACTGGATGACCACACCACACCTCGATTATTCCCCCGAATGCTGA
- a CDS encoding SmdA family multidrug ABC transporter permease/ATP-binding protein, translating to MQLFSQLSWYFLREWRRYLGAVSLLIVIALLQLLPPHVVGVIVDGVTQHDLSAGQIFMWIGVMLVTAVIVYLLRYVWRVLLFGASYQLAVELREDFYRQLSRQHPAFYLRHRTGDLIARATNDVDRVVFAAGEGVLTLVDSLVMGLVVLIVMSTQISWELTLLALIPMPIMAFAIQKDGARLHQRFKVAQAAFSSLNDQTQESLTSIRMIKAFGLEDHQSQQFAGIAADTGKKNLHVARVDARFDPIIYIAVGFSNLLAIAGGGWMVWNGSLTLGQLTSFVMYLGLMIWPMLALAWMINIVERGSAAWSRIRSLLAEAPAVEDGAQVLPPEPGAMQVAIREFRYPASSGPVLSHVNFQLKPGQMLGLCGPTGCGKSTLLSLIQRHFDIDQGDIRYHNTPLPQLRLDSWRSRLAVVSQTPFLFSDTIAANLALGRPNATQQELERVASMACVHDDILRLPQGYETEVGERGVMLSGGQKQRIAIARALLLNAEILILDDALSAVDGRTEHDILHNLRQWGKGRTLIISAHRLSALTEASEILVLQQGAVAQRGDHDTLAAKEGWYRDMYRYQQLEAALDDDEVAEGASRG from the coding sequence GTGCAATTATTCAGCCAGTTAAGTTGGTATTTCCTGCGCGAGTGGCGGCGATATCTGGGCGCCGTCAGCTTGCTGATCGTTATTGCCTTACTGCAATTACTGCCACCGCATGTGGTTGGCGTGATTGTCGACGGCGTTACCCAGCATGATTTAAGCGCCGGGCAGATCTTTATGTGGATCGGCGTGATGCTGGTGACGGCGGTGATCGTCTATCTGCTGCGCTATGTCTGGCGCGTGCTGCTGTTTGGCGCATCCTACCAATTAGCCGTTGAGCTACGTGAAGATTTCTATCGTCAACTTAGTCGTCAGCATCCGGCATTTTATCTGCGCCATCGCACTGGCGATCTGATTGCCCGCGCCACCAATGATGTGGATCGCGTGGTGTTTGCCGCCGGTGAAGGCGTGCTGACGTTGGTGGATTCGCTGGTGATGGGATTGGTGGTGCTGATTGTGATGAGCACCCAAATCAGCTGGGAACTGACGTTACTGGCGCTGATCCCGATGCCGATTATGGCCTTCGCCATTCAGAAAGATGGCGCACGCCTGCATCAGCGCTTCAAAGTGGCGCAGGCGGCGTTCTCCAGCCTGAACGATCAAACCCAGGAAAGCCTGACCAGCATTCGCATGATCAAAGCCTTTGGCCTCGAAGATCATCAGTCGCAGCAGTTTGCTGGCATCGCTGCCGATACCGGCAAGAAAAACCTGCATGTGGCGCGCGTGGATGCGCGTTTTGATCCGATCATTTATATCGCCGTTGGCTTCTCCAACCTGCTGGCGATTGCCGGTGGCGGCTGGATGGTGTGGAACGGCAGCTTGACGCTCGGGCAGCTTACCAGCTTTGTGATGTACCTCGGCCTGATGATTTGGCCGATGCTGGCGCTGGCGTGGATGATCAACATCGTTGAGCGCGGCAGTGCGGCGTGGAGTCGTATCCGCTCCTTGCTGGCGGAAGCACCTGCAGTTGAAGATGGCGCGCAAGTGTTGCCACCCGAACCTGGCGCAATGCAGGTTGCCATTCGTGAGTTTCGCTATCCGGCCAGTTCTGGTCCGGTGCTGAGCCATGTTAACTTCCAGCTAAAACCGGGCCAGATGCTCGGCTTATGCGGGCCAACCGGCTGCGGCAAGAGCACGCTGCTAAGCCTGATTCAGCGCCACTTCGACATCGATCAGGGCGATATTCGCTACCACAATACGCCGCTGCCGCAATTGCGACTCGATAGCTGGCGCAGTCGGTTGGCGGTGGTCAGCCAGACGCCGTTCCTGTTCTCCGACACCATCGCCGCCAATCTGGCGCTGGGTCGCCCGAATGCGACGCAGCAAGAGCTGGAGCGCGTGGCAAGCATGGCCTGCGTCCACGACGATATTCTGCGTCTGCCACAAGGTTATGAGACCGAAGTGGGCGAGCGCGGCGTGATGTTATCGGGCGGACAGAAGCAGCGCATTGCGATTGCACGCGCGCTGCTGCTGAATGCGGAAATCCTGATTCTGGATGATGCGCTGTCGGCGGTTGATGGTCGCACTGAACATGACATCCTGCATAACCTGCGCCAATGGGGCAAAGGGCGCACCTTGATTATCAGCGCGCATCGTCTTTCGGCGCTCACCGAAGCTAGCGAAATTCTGGTGCTGCAGCAGGGCGCCGTGGCGCAGCGTGGCGATCATGACACTTTGGCGGCCAAAGAGGGCTGGTATCGCGATATGTATCGTTATCAGCAGCTGGAAGCCGCGCTGGATGACGATGAAGTGGCAGAAGGAGCAAGCCGTGGCTAA
- the tesB gene encoding acyl-CoA thioesterase II, giving the protein MSQALHNLLNLLNLEKLEEGLFRGQSEDLGLRQVFGGQVVGQALYAAKQTVPEERIIHSFHSYFLRPGDSQKAIIYDVETLRDGKSFSARRVSAVQNGQPIFYMTASFQAPESGFEHQNSMPQVPGPDNLPSEQDLAKKLAAHLPLKLKEKFLAERPLDIRPVQIHNPLKGHVDEPLRQVWIRANGELPTDRRIHQYLLGYASDLNFLPVALQPHGKGFLEADMQVATIDHSMWFHRPFDLSEWLLYSVVSTSASGARGFVRGEFYAQDGRLVATTVQEGVMRQRDA; this is encoded by the coding sequence ATGAGTCAGGCACTGCACAACCTGCTTAATTTGTTAAATCTGGAAAAACTGGAAGAAGGCCTGTTTCGTGGTCAGAGCGAAGATCTTGGTCTGCGCCAGGTGTTTGGTGGTCAGGTGGTTGGCCAGGCGCTGTATGCGGCGAAACAAACGGTGCCGGAAGAGCGCATCATTCACTCTTTCCACAGCTACTTTCTGCGTCCAGGCGATAGCCAAAAAGCCATTATTTACGATGTCGAAACGCTGCGTGACGGCAAAAGCTTCAGCGCACGCCGCGTCAGCGCGGTACAGAATGGCCAACCGATCTTCTACATGACCGCCTCGTTCCAGGCACCTGAAAGCGGCTTCGAGCACCAGAACAGCATGCCGCAGGTGCCGGGCCCAGATAATCTGCCATCGGAACAGGATTTGGCAAAAAAGCTGGCCGCTCATCTGCCACTCAAACTGAAAGAAAAATTCCTCGCCGAGCGGCCGCTGGATATTCGTCCGGTACAGATTCATAACCCGCTAAAAGGCCATGTCGATGAGCCGCTGCGTCAGGTGTGGATTCGTGCAAACGGCGAGTTACCTACCGATCGCCGTATCCATCAATACCTTTTGGGATATGCCTCGGATCTCAACTTTCTGCCGGTGGCGCTGCAGCCGCACGGTAAAGGCTTCCTCGAAGCCGATATGCAGGTTGCCACCATCGATCACTCAATGTGGTTCCATCGCCCGTTCGACTTGTCTGAATGGCTGCTGTACAGCGTGGTGAGCACCTCCGCCTCGGGCGCGCGCGGTTTTGTGCGTGGCGAGTTTTATGCCCAGGATGGCCGACTGGTGGCGACTACGGTACAGGAAGGCGTGATGCGCCAACGCGACGCATAA
- the amtB gene encoding ammonium transporter AmtB codes for MNKLITKLGLTSLALLPSLAMAAAPAVADKADNAFMMICTALVLFMSIPGIALFYGGLIRGKNVLSMLTQVAVTFSLVCVLWVIYGYSLAFSEGNSFFGSFQWAMLKNIELKAVMGSFYQYIHVAFQASFACITVGLIVGALAERIRFSAVLIFVVVWLTLAYLPIAHMVWAGGLLAQDGALDFAGGTVVHINAAVAGLVGAYLVGKRAGFGKEAFKPHNLPMVFLGTAILYVGWFGFNAGSASSANEIAALAFLNTVVATAGAVLSWVFGEWAVRGKPSLLGACSGFIAGLVAITPACGYVGVGGALIIGLAGGLAGLWGVTTLKKWLRVDDPCDVFGVHGVCGILGCILTGVFASSSLGGVGYAEGVTMGHQVWIQLFSVGVTIVWTAVVAFIGFKLADMIVGLRVPEDQEREGLDVNSHGENAYNQ; via the coding sequence ATGAATAAACTGATAACGAAGTTGGGCCTCACCAGCCTTGCGCTGTTACCTTCTCTGGCGATGGCGGCAGCGCCTGCCGTCGCGGATAAAGCCGATAACGCCTTTATGATGATCTGTACCGCGCTGGTACTGTTTATGTCGATTCCAGGCATTGCGCTGTTCTACGGCGGTTTGATCCGCGGTAAGAACGTGCTGTCGATGTTGACGCAGGTGGCAGTGACCTTCTCGCTGGTGTGCGTGCTGTGGGTGATTTACGGCTACTCGCTGGCCTTCAGTGAAGGCAACTCCTTCTTCGGTAGCTTCCAGTGGGCGATGCTGAAAAATATTGAGCTGAAAGCGGTGATGGGCAGCTTCTATCAGTACATTCACGTCGCGTTCCAGGCTTCCTTCGCCTGTATCACCGTCGGTCTGATTGTCGGTGCGCTGGCTGAACGTATTCGCTTCTCCGCAGTACTGATTTTCGTGGTGGTTTGGCTGACGCTGGCTTATCTGCCAATCGCACATATGGTGTGGGCAGGTGGCTTGCTGGCGCAAGATGGCGCGCTCGACTTCGCGGGCGGCACCGTGGTTCACATCAACGCCGCCGTTGCTGGCCTGGTGGGTGCTTACCTGGTGGGCAAACGTGCTGGTTTCGGCAAAGAAGCCTTCAAACCACACAACCTGCCGATGGTGTTCCTTGGTACCGCGATTCTGTATGTGGGCTGGTTCGGCTTCAACGCCGGTTCTGCTTCCTCAGCTAACGAAATCGCTGCGCTGGCGTTCCTGAATACCGTAGTGGCTACGGCGGGTGCAGTCCTGTCGTGGGTGTTCGGCGAGTGGGCGGTACGTGGTAAACCTTCTCTGCTCGGTGCGTGTTCAGGCTTCATCGCTGGTCTGGTCGCGATTACCCCAGCTTGTGGTTATGTCGGTGTCGGCGGCGCGCTGATTATCGGTCTGGCGGGTGGTTTAGCCGGTCTGTGGGGCGTAACGACCCTGAAGAAATGGCTGCGTGTTGATGACCCATGTGATGTGTTCGGAGTGCACGGCGTGTGTGGCATCCTCGGTTGTATCCTGACCGGCGTGTTCGCCTCCTCTTCACTGGGCGGCGTAGGCTACGCAGAAGGCGTGACCATGGGCCATCAGGTTTGGATTCAGCTGTTCAGCGTGGGCGTAACCATCGTCTGGACTGCGGTTGTGGCCTTCATCGGCTTCAAACTGGCGGATATGATTGTTGGCCTGCGTGTTCCGGAAGATCAGGAACGTGAAGGTCTGGATGTGAACAGCCACGGCGAGAACGCTTACAACCAGTAA
- a CDS encoding Lrp/AsnC family transcriptional regulator, whose product MLDKTDRTLLAILQQDCTLSLQTLADAVNLTTTPCWKRLKKLEDDGIIRARVALVDGEKIGLSLTAFMFVKTQQHSSEWFKQFVAVVQQMPEVMAFYRMAGEYDYLLRIQVADMKSYDSFYKRLVNGVPGLMDVTSSFAMEEIKYTTALPVAP is encoded by the coding sequence ATGTTAGATAAAACTGACCGCACGTTGCTGGCAATACTGCAGCAGGATTGCACCTTGTCGCTGCAGACGTTGGCCGATGCGGTGAACCTCACCACCACGCCGTGCTGGAAACGCCTGAAAAAACTGGAAGATGATGGCATTATTCGTGCGCGCGTGGCGCTGGTGGACGGCGAAAAAATCGGTCTGTCTCTCACTGCCTTTATGTTTGTCAAAACCCAGCAGCACAGCAGCGAGTGGTTTAAGCAATTTGTCGCCGTGGTGCAGCAAATGCCGGAAGTGATGGCGTTTTATCGCATGGCGGGCGAGTACGATTATTTGCTGCGCATTCAGGTCGCGGACATGAAGAGTTATGACAGCTTTTATAAGCGTCTGGTGAACGGCGTGCCAGGACTGATGGATGTGACCTCCAGTTTTGCCATGGAAGAGATTAAATACACCACCGCCTTGCCGGTAGCGCCCTAG